GCAACGCCCCGGAAACATCATAGCCATCATACCTCCCTAGCACAATGCTCCCCGCCGCAGCGATAAACCGCGCCATGAGGTCATCCGCTTGGCGGTCATTGGGAAATTGAGGGGGTGTTGGTAAGGGTGTGGTCATAGGTAGCTGCCGATGATCCTTGCGATGCGCTCTCCGGCGCTGCCATCCAGCCTCCCCGCTTCGCGCTCGCGAATGGTGCGGCGTCCGGCGGCATCCAGCGAGGGGTTTTCCAAATAGGCGTTGATCTGGGCAATTGCCTGATCGGGCGTGTGTGCCAATCGGACGCCCCCACTGGCAACAATCGGGCGCATGTCGGAGCGATCATAGTAACGGCGGGCGGATAACCCCGCTGGCGTCTCGGCGGGCAGATCGTAATAAATCCCGACAGAGGGTTTATCGAGGATCGCTGAATCAACGAACATGGTTCCCGAAATGTTCACTTGCACATCTTGATAGGCAAGCGTTGCCAAGTGAAGGGGTTCATCCTCAAGGATCAAGCGGATCACATTTGCCTCGTGTTCGGGGCTGTTCACTGGATAGCTTGTTGGCGGCGGGTAAATGGCTACGCCCGGGTAGGTATGATGGAGCAGGGGGACATTTGCCCCAAAGCCACGCGGATGCCCCCGTACAAGCATCTGCGCTCCGCGCACGAACGTACCATCGCGCAGCGCATCGGCAAGATGCTGGACGATATGAATTTCATGGCGAATCAAGCCCGGCGTTGCCGTCGTATAGACGATCAAGGGGCGGGCGGGATCAAGCCCCACGTGCTGAAAAAACGCATCGCGGCTCAGACGGTAGGCAGGGTTCAGGTGGCGATCAAACTGCGGCGATCCGGTCACATGAATCGGCTTCCCGCGTAGTTCGGGGTACATATGGCAGAGGAACTCTCGCGTTGTCTCCGCCCAAACAAGGTAGGCGTCGGCATCGGGGAGGTGCATGATCTTTGCCGCAAGGTTATCGCGGCTGCGAATCATGAGGATCGTTGGGATAGACAGCCGCCGCGCCGCTGCCATGAGCGCCATTTCCCGCCACCCGTCCTGAGAAAACGAGACAACCACCCGCGCATCGAGGTCACGCAGAAGGCGCTCGTAATCCGCCATGATCGGGTGCGCAGAGAGCGCCGCCATAAGCGCCCGCCGCCCCGCTTGTGCCTGCCCCAAACGTCCGGCTGCCCAATAGCCCGCCATCCGCATGGCGGCGCGGGCAAGGCTGGCACGGCGGCGGAGGGGGTTCGTCAGGTTGGCGGTGGTGCTGCTTTTGCGAAAGTCTTGCCACTGAGTCGCCGGATCGTAGTAGCATTTGCGGGCGTAGTAAGTACGCTCCATAAGGCGGTAGAGCGGCGGATCGCGGCGGGGGTCAAACTCCAACAAACAGCCGATCTCCACGCCGCTTGGCGCGGTCTGCACCGCCCCGGCATATTGATGCGGATCGACCAACGCCACGACGCGACTCCCCGCAAGGCGCTCCCCAAGATTGCCATTGCGGACGTTGCGCAAGGCAAGAAAACTATCACAGCCAATCACAACAGCCATCGAAGGGCTTATCCCTTCATCAATTCGACTTCAACAAGTTCGCAGACGGCGTGCCACGCCACAAGGTGCAGTTCCTGGATGCGCGGGGTAAGCGCGGCGGGGGCGATGAAACACACCTCGCAGAGCGCCGCCATCGTTCCGCCTGCGCCTCCGGTGAAGCCAATGGTGTGCGCTCCCTTTGCCTGTGCTGCCTCCAAGCCGCGAATCACGTTTGGCGATTTGCCGCTAGTGCTGATCCCCACGACGACATCCCCCGCTTTGGCAAGGGCGCGAACTTGCCGCGAAAATACCTCCTCAAATGCCCAGTCGTTCCCGACGGCGGTGAGGATCGAGGTGTCTGTGGTCAGAGCGATTGCCGCAAAGGGCTGTGATTCCTTCAAAAAGCGCCCGACCAACTCGCCTGCAACGTGCTGCGCATCGGCGGCGCTGCCGCCATTCCCAAAGAGGAAAATCGTGTTTCCGCCGCGAATGGCGCGAATCATCATCACGGCTACGGCGGAAAGGGTGGGGATCGATTCGCTCACCAGCCGTTCGTGGGCGGCAATGCTCTCGCTAATGATCCGGCGGAATTCGCCCCTCAGGTCAAGGGCGGCGTCCTCACGAAGGCGCAGGACGAGTCGCGCCGCTTCTGCCGCTGCCCCCTCACCACCCCGCGCCTTAAGGATGCGTTTTGCCGCCGCCTGAGCCGCAGGGGTGGCGTTCGTCGGGGCAAGTCCGAGTCCGGCGGCACGGAGCGCGGGGGCGTCCCGATCTGAATCGCCCACATAACAGACAGCGCTCAGAGGGACGTTGTGTGCCGCCGCCAGTTCGGTCAGGGCGGGGAGTTTGTCCTTTGCCCCGCTGATCACGCTCTCTACACCGAAACGGGCGGCAAAGGCTGCCACCATCTCGCCCGACTCTCCGGTGAGGAAGGCAAGCGGAATTCCGGCGCGTTTCAGGGCGTGAAGGGCGTCCAAATCATGAAAGTGAATGTGTTTTGTTTCCGCTGTCTCCTGCGCGGTGAGCGCAGCGCGTCCGTCGGTGAGAACACCG
This genomic interval from Anaerolineales bacterium contains the following:
- a CDS encoding SIS domain-containing protein, which codes for MIALIVFDIDGVLTDGRAALTAQETAETKHIHFHDLDALHALKRAGIPLAFLTGESGEMVAAFAARFGVESVISGAKDKLPALTELAAAHNVPLSAVCYVGDSDRDAPALRAAGLGLAPTNATPAAQAAAKRILKARGGEGAAAEAARLVLRLREDAALDLRGEFRRIISESIAAHERLVSESIPTLSAVAVMMIRAIRGGNTIFLFGNGGSAADAQHVAGELVGRFLKESQPFAAIALTTDTSILTAVGNDWAFEEVFSRQVRALAKAGDVVVGISTSGKSPNVIRGLEAAQAKGAHTIGFTGGAGGTMAALCEVCFIAPAALTPRIQELHLVAWHAVCELVEVELMKG